A part of Gramella sp. MAR_2010_147 genomic DNA contains:
- a CDS encoding DUF4856 domain-containing protein: MKKLLFSAVLAGATLVSCSSDDDALNPEGENNINTPATYNFERDNSSTVDYNGQTTRLQMSAELLSNFNDFDNATEDLLLNMFANENAPFENASLNESSKSVKSKVAASNLYFSTNAVESTEIKNDFESYISGQMTTVKSNKDQLAEAGMAGQIADGDGVRYVNEKGLEFNQAFAKGLIGALLIDQTLNNYLSQAVLDEGDNIANNDAEITEDGKVYTTMEHKWDEAYGYVYGDPSIPAADPNSVLNESDDRLLFNYLGRVDADEDFAGIAEETFEAFKTGRAAIVAGNYTKRDEQVAVIRENLSKVIAIRAVHYLQGGKAALAEGNMGSAFHELSEGFGFIYSLRFTHDPSTGAPYISKAQTDSFKEQLLSGNGFWDVTPETLDAISEEIATAFGFSVDEA; this comes from the coding sequence ATGAAAAAGCTGTTATTTTCAGCAGTATTAGCGGGAGCAACTTTAGTATCCTGTTCATCAGATGATGATGCACTTAACCCGGAAGGAGAAAACAATATAAATACTCCTGCAACTTATAATTTTGAAAGAGACAATAGTTCAACTGTAGATTATAATGGTCAGACAACCAGACTTCAAATGTCTGCTGAACTTCTTTCTAATTTTAATGATTTTGATAATGCAACAGAAGATTTGTTGTTGAATATGTTTGCCAATGAGAATGCTCCATTTGAAAACGCAAGCCTAAATGAATCTTCTAAAAGTGTGAAATCTAAAGTTGCAGCTTCAAACTTGTATTTCTCAACCAATGCGGTTGAAAGCACAGAAATTAAGAATGATTTTGAGTCTTATATTTCAGGGCAAATGACTACAGTAAAGTCAAATAAAGATCAGCTTGCAGAAGCTGGTATGGCAGGGCAGATCGCTGATGGTGATGGAGTACGTTATGTAAATGAAAAAGGTTTGGAGTTTAACCAGGCATTTGCGAAAGGATTAATTGGTGCGTTGTTAATAGACCAGACTTTAAATAATTACCTGTCTCAAGCTGTACTGGACGAAGGTGACAATATAGCTAACAATGATGCTGAAATCACTGAAGATGGTAAGGTTTACACCACGATGGAGCATAAATGGGATGAAGCTTACGGATATGTTTATGGAGATCCTTCAATTCCAGCGGCAGATCCTAATTCAGTTTTAAATGAAAGCGATGACCGTCTTTTATTCAATTATCTGGGACGTGTAGATGCTGATGAAGATTTTGCCGGAATTGCTGAAGAAACTTTTGAAGCTTTCAAAACAGGTAGGGCTGCGATCGTTGCTGGAAATTATACAAAACGAGATGAGCAGGTTGCTGTTATTCGTGAGAATCTTTCTAAAGTGATCGCTATACGAGCCGTACATTATTTACAGGGAGGTAAAGCTGCATTAGCTGAGGGAAATATGGGCAGTGCCTTCCATGAACTTTCTGAAGGATTTGGATTTATCTATAGCCTTAGGTTTACGCATGATCCATCAACAGGAGCTCCGTATATTTCAAAAGCTCAAACTGATTCGTTTAAAGAACAATTATTGTCAGGAAATGGTTTCTGGGATGTTACCCCTGAAACACTGGATGCAATTTCAGAGGAAATTGCTACAGCATTCGGTTTTTCCGTAGACGAAGCATAA